One Pomacea canaliculata isolate SZHN2017 linkage group LG9, ASM307304v1, whole genome shotgun sequence DNA segment encodes these proteins:
- the LOC112571758 gene encoding mesencephalic astrocyte-derived neurotrophic factor homolog → MERRLLTITLAAVAVVFLMVIATADSKGDPRDCEVCIGTLERFLETVPDDEKGDKEKIEKRFQKYCKDAKGKDHKFCVMLGAVPNSPTRILDKMTQPLSWRMPPSKVCEKLKKADQQICELRYEKQIDLTATDLKKLRVSELKKILSAWGEDSVCKGCAEKADFIREIERLMPKYDPEAAKKRSQKTDL, encoded by the exons ATGGAGCGACGACTTTTGACGATTACGTTGGCGGCGGtggcagttgtttttttaatggtgaTTGCTACAGCAGATTCTAAAGGCGATCCTAGGGACTGCGAAG TCTGCATTGGAACGCTAGAAAGGTTTCTGGAGACTGTTCCTGATGATGAGAAGGGTGACAAAGAGAAGATTGAGAAGAGGTTCCAGAAGTATTGCAAAGATGCTAAAGGAAAAGATCATAAGTTT TGTGTAATGCTGGGAGCTGTTCCCAATTCACCCACCCGCATCTTGGACAAGATGACCCAGCCACTCAGCTGGCGCATGCCCCCAAGTAAAGTATGTGAAAAGCTGAAGAAGGCTGACCAACAGATTTGCGAGCTGCGATATG AAAAGCAAATTGATTTGACTGCAACGGATCTGAAGAAGCTTCGGGTGAGTGAGCTTAAGAAGATCCTTTCAGCTTGGGGCGAGGACAGCGTCTGCAAAGGATGTGCAGAAAAGGCTGATTTTATTCGAGAAATAGAACGTCTTATGCCAAAGTATGACCCAGAGGCTGCTAAGAAACGGAGCCAGAAGACAGATCTTTGA
- the LOC112571752 gene encoding heat shock 70 kDa protein 14-like, whose product MAAFGVHFGTCSACLAVYKDGKTDVVANDLGDRVTPCVVAFTEHEVTVGAAAKQGIIRNASNTVSQVKRVLGRNFDDPVSQAYISSCPVKILKQDTTPVFEVDCQGRKQQIKPSKIAEIIYRKMLETAQSHGGSGIQDAVLAVPGDFTAEQRNAVSEAATKAGFNVLRVINECSAAALAYDLGQVDNSEEYNVLVYRLGGTSHEATVLQIQNGMYRILASCNDHSFGADHFTEILQKHLASEFQRMYRSDPLENKRAAAKLLLSAEVCKHTLSNLTNAQCAVDSLHDGIDFHCPVSRARFESLCSTILPQCTQLIQSALTEAVCSKQDIMRVVLCGGGARMPLVQRVISDFFPASEQLTSVSGDEVIAIGAAKEAAILVGKEDSQLLEMENQTSVQCLSKAVAIRVNGEKEDNSNRLQVIFPIGSLIPSRQQHTATLTSTQTSFVLEVYEAGDTDSLGTAQKLGKIVMRDLPAGAVIKTNFHLKREGDLHITSHDVTSGHQESISIGASSSSDQS is encoded by the exons atgGCGGCCTTCGGTGTTCACTTCGGCACGTGTTCTGCTTGCCTGGCTGTTTACAAG GATGGGAAAACAGATGTTGTAGCCAATGATCTTGGAGACAGAGTAACACCTTGTGTTGTTGCTTTCACTGAACATGAAGTG ACAGTTGGGGCAGCAGCTAAACAAGGAATAATTCGCAATGCATCAAATACAGTTTCACAAGTTAAACGTGTTCTTGGCCGAAACTTTGATGATCCTGTATCACAAGCCTACATTTCATCCTGTCCAGTCAAG ATCCTCAAGCAGGACACCACACCAGTCTTTGAGGTGGACTGCCAGGGGAGGAAACAGCAGATCAAACCCAGTAAAATAGCTGAAATCATCTACCGAAAAATGTTAG AAACAGCTCAGAGTCATGGAGGAAGTGGGATCCAGGATGCTGTATTGGCTGTACCTGGTGACTTCACAGCTGAGCAGAGAAATGCTGTCAG TGAAGCTGCAACAAAGGCTGGGTTCAACGTCCTGCGAGTGATCAATGAGTGCTCTGCTGCCGCATTAGCATATGATCTTGGTCAAGTGGACAACAGTGAAGAGTA tAATGTGCTTGTTTATCGACTGGGGGGTACGTCCCATGAGGCTACTGTGCTGCAGATCCAAAATGGCATGTACCGCATTCTAGCATCTTGTAATGACCATTCTTTTGGTGCTGATCACTTCACAGAGATTCTACAAAAGCACCTTGCATCTGAGTTCCAAAG AATGTATCGCAGTGATCCtctggaaaacaaaagagctgcAGCCAAGCTCCTGTTGAGTGCAGAAGTCTGTAAGCATACTCTGTCCAATCTTACCAATGCTCAGTGTGCTGTGGATTCTCTACATGATGGCATTGATTTTCACTGTCCTGTGTCAAG GGCTAGATTTGAGAGTTTGTGTAGCACCATTCTTCCACAATGCACACAGCTAATACAGTCTGCACTAACAGAGGCTGTCTGCTCCAAACAGGACATAATGCGG GTAGTGCTCTGTGGGGGTGGTGCCAGGATGCCCCTGGTGCAACGTGTTATTTCAGacttttttccagcatcagaACAGCTTACATCAGTCAGTGGCGATGAAGTTATAGCCATTGGGGCAGCTAAAGAG gcTGCAATCTTGGTGGGCAAAGAGGATAGTCAACTGCTTGAGATGGAAAATCAAACTTCAGTGCAGTGTCTTTCCAAAGCAGTTGCCATCAGG GTAAATGGTGAAAAGGAAGATAATAGCAACAGGCTGCAAGTAATCTTTCCAATAGGCAGTTTGATTCCCTCAAGACAGCAGCACACAGCAACACTGACTTCTACTCAAACATCTTTTGTCCTGGAAGTGTATGAAGCGGGCGATACAGATAGTCTTGGCACAGCCCAGAAACTTGGAAAG ATTGTTATGAGGGATCTCCCAGCTGGAGCAGTTATCAAGACTAACTTCCATCTGAAGAG aGAAGGGGACTTGCATATAACAAGCCACGATGTCACATCAGGTCACCAAGAGAGCATCAGCATTGGAGCCTCAAGCAGTTCTGACCAAAGTTGA
- the LOC112571756 gene encoding uncharacterized protein LOC112571756 isoform X2 has translation MHFKKWKLTVSSFFDPVTVQNTFIEFTMYILFFQLPLLVTNPRFMLAAAFDLGHAASRSNHLAMGVHRKESRKQGIDDVQINKSLSTIAVNMTAQMTETALSHKATNASVHRRRRNDYDDIYKWQEEEYEEDDEEEMKEYLIWCSTFQESCSPCCPQALKDVFKSFYTDPMYEKVRELGEAFGVEITFTTYEKIKENYGAEGQYDDYTNPLGLPYM, from the exons atgcattttaaaaaatggaaacttactgtttcttccttttttgacCCAGTAACAGTTCAGAATACTTTCATCGAGTTTACgatgtatattttattctttcaacTGCCTTTGCTCGTAACCAACCCAAGGTTTATGCTCGCAGCTGCCTTTGATCTAGGGCATGCTGCATCGAGAAGCA ATCATCTTGCCATGGGAGTTCACAGAAAGGAGTCGCGGAAGCAAGGCATTGACGATGTTCAGATCAACAAGTCCCTCTCTACAATCGCAGTCAACATGACTGCGCAAATGACAGAAACAGCACTGAGTCATAAGGCTACTAATGCATCTGTACACCGGCGCCGGCGCAACGACTACGACGACATCTACAAGTGGCAGGAGGAGGAGTACGAAGAAGACGATGAGGAGGAGATGAAAGAGTACCTC ATCTGGTGCAGTACGTTTCAAGAGAGCTGCAGTCCATGCTGCCCGCAAGCACTAAAAGACGTCTTCAAGTCTTTCTACACTGATCCCA TGTACGAGAAAGTGAGAGAACTTGGGGAAGCATTTGGTGTGGAGATCACATTCACGAcgtatgaaaaaataaaggaaaattatGGAGCAGAGGGCCAATATGATGATTACACAAATCCTCTTGGCCTGCCTTACATGTGA
- the LOC112571756 gene encoding uncharacterized protein LOC112571756 isoform X3: MGVHRKESRKQGIDDVQINKSLSTIAVNMTAQMTETALSHKATNASVHRRRRNDYDDIYKWQEEEYEEDDEEEMKEYLAEVGEPTFLQRMAKNWQIVGLRLILLGSPLILFCAIFCCCCRWACKIWCSTFQESCSPCCPQALKDVFKSFYTDPMYEKVRELGEAFGVEITFTTYEKIKENYGAEGQYDDYTNPLGLPYM; this comes from the exons ATGGGAGTTCACAGAAAGGAGTCGCGGAAGCAAGGCATTGACGATGTTCAGATCAACAAGTCCCTCTCTACAATCGCAGTCAACATGACTGCGCAAATGACAGAAACAGCACTGAGTCATAAGGCTACTAATGCATCTGTACACCGGCGCCGGCGCAACGACTACGACGACATCTACAAGTGGCAGGAGGAGGAGTACGAAGAAGACGATGAGGAGGAGATGAAAGAGTACCTC GCAGAAGTAGGGGAACCAACCTTTCTTCAGAGGATGGCTAAGAATTGGCAGATTGTCGGATTGAGACTGATATTACTGGGCTCCCCGCTGATCTTGTTCTGTGCAATCTTCTGTTGCTGTTGTCGCTGGGCATGCAAGATCTGGTGCAGTACGTTTCAAGAGAGCTGCAGTCCATGCTGCCCGCAAGCACTAAAAGACGTCTTCAAGTCTTTCTACACTGATCCCA TGTACGAGAAAGTGAGAGAACTTGGGGAAGCATTTGGTGTGGAGATCACATTCACGAcgtatgaaaaaataaaggaaaattatGGAGCAGAGGGCCAATATGATGATTACACAAATCCTCTTGGCCTGCCTTACATGTGA
- the LOC112571756 gene encoding uncharacterized protein LOC112571756 isoform X1, with translation MHFKKWKLTVSSFFDPVTVQNTFIEFTMYILFFQLPLLVTNPRFMLAAAFDLGHAASRSNHLAMGVHRKESRKQGIDDVQINKSLSTIAVNMTAQMTETALSHKATNASVHRRRRNDYDDIYKWQEEEYEEDDEEEMKEYLAEVGEPTFLQRMAKNWQIVGLRLILLGSPLILFCAIFCCCCRWACKIWCSTFQESCSPCCPQALKDVFKSFYTDPMYEKVRELGEAFGVEITFTTYEKIKENYGAEGQYDDYTNPLGLPYM, from the exons atgcattttaaaaaatggaaacttactgtttcttccttttttgacCCAGTAACAGTTCAGAATACTTTCATCGAGTTTACgatgtatattttattctttcaacTGCCTTTGCTCGTAACCAACCCAAGGTTTATGCTCGCAGCTGCCTTTGATCTAGGGCATGCTGCATCGAGAAGCA ATCATCTTGCCATGGGAGTTCACAGAAAGGAGTCGCGGAAGCAAGGCATTGACGATGTTCAGATCAACAAGTCCCTCTCTACAATCGCAGTCAACATGACTGCGCAAATGACAGAAACAGCACTGAGTCATAAGGCTACTAATGCATCTGTACACCGGCGCCGGCGCAACGACTACGACGACATCTACAAGTGGCAGGAGGAGGAGTACGAAGAAGACGATGAGGAGGAGATGAAAGAGTACCTC GCAGAAGTAGGGGAACCAACCTTTCTTCAGAGGATGGCTAAGAATTGGCAGATTGTCGGATTGAGACTGATATTACTGGGCTCCCCGCTGATCTTGTTCTGTGCAATCTTCTGTTGCTGTTGTCGCTGGGCATGCAAGATCTGGTGCAGTACGTTTCAAGAGAGCTGCAGTCCATGCTGCCCGCAAGCACTAAAAGACGTCTTCAAGTCTTTCTACACTGATCCCA TGTACGAGAAAGTGAGAGAACTTGGGGAAGCATTTGGTGTGGAGATCACATTCACGAcgtatgaaaaaataaaggaaaattatGGAGCAGAGGGCCAATATGATGATTACACAAATCCTCTTGGCCTGCCTTACATGTGA